The Drosophila innubila isolate TH190305 chromosome 2R unlocalized genomic scaffold, UK_Dinn_1.0 1_C_2R, whole genome shotgun sequence DNA window aaagtaACTGAAAACAAATGTAGAGCATTTGGGACACATGGATACCGAttgtactttagaaaaaaacattaacCATTTAGCGTTaggtatgtaaatatgtatgtatttatgtatgtacatacatttatgcGTTATTGGTACATACCATATGTTCGTACatacctacatacatacaatgtTTGTTTAGGTTTGAATAAAAACAGATACATATTTGTTagaatgtatatttttatttacttattctTTACATAGGCAtatccatacatacatacatacatatttaatgtaGGTGTATAGTGTGTGTATAGTGAGCATCAAAAAGTTAACACatttacatatgtttgtaGCAGCTAGAGATGGACTTTTtgttcatacatatgtatgtattcaaTTATGTACAGATATGTATGTAGGCGTGTGTGATCGGAGTGGCAGTAAGGGAACATCAAGCGAGGTGTGCAATGCAAGTTTTggaattttatgaattttaattctttaatttaatgtgatcaataaaaatttcctagttgaacccaaaaaaaaaaactgctgaTTGCAGATCTCTATCGAAAgtacacatatataatttaatcattattatatattcGAATAGTTCACACATTATGTTCGAAAATGTTTCTCGGTAAAGCACACATTTGTAATCCCTTGCATTATGTACATATTCAAGACAAGGTAAAAAATCTAAAGCTTGTGTTTAAATGTTTGAGCTGAACCAAGGAGTTCCAAATAGGAATCACAATGCCGTGattttaaatgtgtatattcTAACCAACTTAAGGATCATTGCATTAAGCGATGTCAACCTATCGATACCGTACCGTGTATTTCAATAACACTCGCATCTAACGACTCGATAACGGAATGGCAAATACTCAGCTAGCGAGGCGTTAATGACAACGACCCGCATTCGATTACCCGATAATTCAAAAAGGGTCTTCCACGGACTTCTGATGTCCTTCGGCAACTAACGATATTTCCGAGTCATGGCTTCTCATAGGTTCTTAGCCCACAGAAAGGTTACAAAACTTCCAGTTTGGATATGTCTTAAGCTTTTACTAATTCGCTCGTGGTTTTTGAGAtcaatgaagaagaagaaatataTGTCGAGGAAGTTCTGACAAGCCCCTGTATACAGGTAGGCAATTTCAAGGTGGAGacttattttgttaaaactttattgtgaatttttatacaaaatacgCATAAAATGCAAGTTACGAGTTATATATAGGTCTTTGCTCTCTTTACCCAATTTAAATTActagaataaatattaataactattaaatatgtcttttcaatcaaattaaagtGAATCCCAACATTTTATCTTCCAATCCGTGTAGCATCTAACAAATATACCGAAATATTGATGTAAAATGGATTTTACATAGATTAAGATGGAGGTAGTGCCCATAATGTGGCCGTCTTGTCCGCAGACGTCGAAATAAAGGAAAATTCGGTTGGATGCCATCTGATTGTAATAGCCTTGTCTTTATGCCTTGCCACAACCACTGAGGCAAGATCGTTTGCTAGATCGCCCTGCAGATCTGTAAGCTTGATGGTGTTATCATAGCTACACGTAAGCATATAGTAAGCAGATGGAGAGAATCGAACGCATCTTAAGTGAAAGAGTAGAAAACATgcgttaaacaaataaactttgTGTGATCAGTTGAGAACATACCTGATTTCGGCGTCATGCGGATAGAATCGTTGTATAATCCTATTTCCACGAATGTCATAAAGTACACAGGCGCTATCTGCGTGTCCTGAGACAAGAAGTCGTCCTGTGGGATCCACACATACTGCAGTTACTGGAGAGTTCTGCAGAGCTCCTCCCTTGTACTCACTATCAAAGGAGTTAACTGCAACATTCACCCGGAGGTCCCAAAATCGTATCGTTTGATCCTGCGGATTACCCCATGAGTCTAAGTAAATCGAGGAAAGATTAATCCTTCGTGATTACCTGTGATCCCGACACGAACATTGCATTGTTCCAACTGTACAGGGATGAAATGTGCCCGGTATGACCACTAAACACCTGGAAGGGCATTCCTGTCACACAGTCTGTGACGTAGATCTTACAATCGCCAGCTCCTCCGCTGACAAGCAATCGCGATTTCGTCGATGAGTTGTCCAGGAAACACATATCCCTGACAGTTCCATCATGCATGTTCAGTTCCACCTCATGGCCAACCAGCTGATTAGTATCTTTATTGAATCTCATATACTTGATGGTCTTGTCATTTGATCCGGTTGCAACGATTTCTCCATCTGCCGACCAACATGTGCAATATATTGAGCCTCTATGGTGTTTTGTCCGTTTGCATAAAACGGATGGCGGATAAATGTGTTGATCTTGTCtaataattaatgaataattaaacagtaatagaaaatcaaatgcaagtatattttatattacctCAGCTTAGACAGTTGAGGATATTGACAAATTCGGAAGGTTTTAGAGTTCGATCCCACCGCGTAAAGCTTTCCATCGGGATGAAAATCAACACTCCGAATCGCTTGCGAATCCGATATAGTTGTAACAGCTACAAAATGTGAACGGTCATCACtctaaaatatgttaaagacCATTAAATCTCTGAAACAGAGAGAGACTATAGAATCTCTACTACACAGCTAGTATGTATCTAAATTTGGTAAGACCACATCACAAAAACTGATATAGAAACTAATGAATAtcttaaatttacaattagaAATTTAGTGAAATTCCTATTATCTTGtttagtaatttattattattataaataaaacaatttataaaatttataaaaaaaaataaacattatgtTAATTCGTTAATTCATAAGTCTGTTGATCatctttaataaaaagaaataaacccAAAGCGTTTTATTCACCTCTCTTAAGTTTGTATCCCTCTCGTCagtattcattaaaataatataaaaagaatttgtttaAGAAAATACGAAACTTTTCTATGTAAAATAAGGCAGATTGTGGGCTAGGCACTAGATTGTAATATCCAATACAATGTCgttcttttattaaaactcATTAGGGGAATCATTAAAATGAAAGTTGCGTTAAGTGTtgcaaaattttacatttgcttattgaaaaattatcgAAATCAATTCATAACATTTTtcggaattttaatttgtgttctttagaagaaaaataaaaatttaaattaaaataaaaattaaccaCACAATGCtgtagtaaaatatatttaaggaGTAAGAAAGAAATCAGAAGAAACTAATCGAAACGCAAGCCATCACAGGGTGTTTCAAGATTACCTCATTcgtatgtatattattaaatttgttattgaactatatatatttactgatttcgatagttaaataaaatgtatagcaTAAGGGAGATTcacttatgtatttaatttataaatgtttttatatgtcATGTATCAAAAAGTACCATACTGCTGGTATCGATAACCGTTTAAAATAATCGATGTTGACGACTGCATAATCCTCATCTCTATTCCAGCACCATTTAAATTGGGAAATGGAAGGTGATCGCGTGGTAAAGAAGCAGAAAATGTCGGCTCTAGaacagcttaaaaaaataactacaatTGTTGCCGATACCGGTGACTTTGAAGGTAAATTAAGCTTTATAAGTTTATTAATATCATAAATGTATATCAACCGACTTGCTGTTTAATGtgcatttgcttttgccttGCATATGGCATGAGTCTGTAAAaacatgtgtgagtgtgtgttacTGAAATCTACGCTTATTGGCTAAACTGAGTTCCAATTTGAAAGATAAATCTACCTTCATTATTCTGATCGCAATATCAAATATCACGCAATTTGCAAAAGTATATGTTCATATTTATGAagttcaaataaaagttaaagtcGAAGGTGAGTCCGACTTTTGTTTGACCTTAaagtgtatacatatgtacatatataaatgaaagtGATATACTGATAAGGTTCTTAAAGGTAAAGTGATATGTGTTAATGAATACACAATTATCCAAAATATGCAGTTTCAGCTAATTTTCAATGCCTGTGCTTAGTTCGCTTTCACTGCCAGACTGATCGAAATAAAGctaatttataaatgcaaatgttaattattattaaacaagtTTGCCTGTGCACGCTGCAACTAACCCAAcgcttattttgttttagccATCAATATCTATAAGCCTACGGATGCAACGACTAATCCATCGCTTATTTTATCTGCGTCAACTATGGAACGCTATCAATACCTAGTTCGCAATGCAGTTGATTATGGAAAATCTAAAGCAGGGTAATGTATTCATTAATGAACCAACTGACAATATGGAGAACAATTGTAATTTCACCCCTTAAATAAGTTTCTTAGAGATGAGCTCAGAGAAAATTTGTTCCGTTTCCAAATGTTTCAGGGTCGCATCAACTTGCtccacttttttaaattatcagtCACAATTGTTCATTTTCTCGTCTTAATGGCTCTTCTGGCCCAGTCGATCAGCTACATCTTTGTTATATTCAGTCAAAATATCTTACTTCTTGcctacattttttatttcagctcTTTGGAGAATCAAGTAGCGGAAGCCATGGATTATCTGTGCGTCTTGTTTGGATgcgaaattttgaaaattgtgccTGGAAGAGTTTCCACTGAAATCGATGCTCGCATCTCGTTCGACACTGAGAAAAGTGTGAAAAAGGCATTGAAGTTAATTGAGCTGTACAAATCCTTTGGGATAGAAAAGGAgcgcattttaattaagctgGCCTCAACTTGGGAGGGTATAAAAGCGGCCGAAATTTTAGAAAAGGAACATGGTGTGCACTGCAATCTGACGCTTCTGTTCTCGTTTGCCCAGGCAGTAGCCTGCGCCGAAGCTGGCGTAACGTTGATCTCCCCATTTGTTGGACGTATACTGGATTGGTATGTGGCAAATACGGATTCCAAGAAGTTTGAGCCCCTGCTGGACCCTGGTGTGGTATCAGTTACAAGCATCTATAACTATTACAAGAAATTCGATTATAAAACATTAGTTATGGGAGCATCGTTTAGAAATATTGGAGAAATTAAAGCATTAGCTGGATGTGACTTGCTTACCATCAGTCCAACCCTATTAAAGGAGCTGGAAAATGATGAGAGTGTTGTAAAACCGCATTTGTCAGTGAACAATGCGAAACTGCAAAACATTGAGAAGATCTCTGTCGATGAGAGCAAATTTAGATGGTTATTGAACGAAGATGCCATGGCGACTGATAAACTATCTGAAGGCATTCGAAAATTCGCTGTGGATACAGTGAAACTCGAAAATGTTATTAAGAagcattttgcataattttcttGACtcttaatttgatatttttgttggaatttacTAAGTAATCAATAtgcatttacttaaataaaactatttttgtatCAAACCTTTAATTAGCAATCGTATCATTAATAGATGGACATACACTATAAAGCTGttttaaaacaagtttaaaaattttaaaatacccCCTCATTCAGTTTACAGAGCGCAGAGCTTTTCTCGTCTTAGCAGCACAAGGATATTTTGATTGTATTTGAACTGCATGTTATCAATCgataaattgatattaaaaaaatatctggAATGGAAACAGGAATAGTTGagaatgttaaatttaaaaatgtaaactaaTGGAACAGACTGACTATGTAGTGCATGTTATTGATGTCTAAGCATTGGAAAATGTTTGGAAGTGTAGAAACAAAGGTGTTACGACAGAGAGTGAAACGTAGATATCATTGAGAATTGAGCGAAGAGCGCAAGCCCCTTGCCAACTTTTTGAGAGGCTGCAATTTTACAAACGTATTTGATGtagatatgtatttatataaaagtattttcaaaaacCTATGTACATGCATAATTTCATTGATTGTACatttacgtatgtatgtaaaaatatcATCGATGTACTtctgtttgtatttaaatatgtatgtgggtTCGTTCATTCATATatcttatgtatgtatgtatgtgtctatGCACAGACAAAACAGAAAGATCTAGGAAGCTCATTTTAATGTGCACCATAGTTTCCGTTCGGGCATAAGAGTGTAAGTACTTAAACGGATCTGAGCGAAATTTCTACTCTAATTggtgaataataattataattattaataaataatttaagaaatggtCTTCCTCTTGTGGAAAAGTGTTATAGTTTCTTGATTCTTGTCAAACGCAGCCCATCGGGTGAAAAATTGGGATCGAGGTCGATTATGCCAAATGTTGTGTTTCATCACAATGGTtcctaattaatttttatgacaacAATGACACGGGCAAAACCGGACCAGCTAGTTATATATAACGAATATGTACACTTGTACATTTGTACTATATTACatgactatttttaaaaacaaactgcaCTTGTGTTGCCATATTATACCCTTTTGTATAAAGGGCAATGTAGGGTATAATAATGTTGTGTATACGTTCGAGAACTTTAAGGTATCGAAATCGAAGTCCTGGTTTATGTTAAGCTTTGATTGTCGGTAACTCTTTTAATTCTGATAAGCTTTATTGTACAATTAtacacatacgtacatacatacgtgtgACTCAGACAGGACAACtgctataaataaaagctaCTATCGTGGggaacaacaataattttaatacttttaattcTCATTGAGTCATTCTAAAATGTCATAAAACTATAAGCACAAGTTACATTGTTATATTGTAATTTCTTaacttacatatattaaatatgatttatgtacgcattcaaaataattaacctaaaatatttttcttgtttaaatcacttgaaatttataatatgtgaCAGTTCTATTTTTAGGGTCAGCACAGTAAATTTGCACAACTTTATTATACCCATTTGCTTTAAACGCGAGGTGTAAAAACATGCACTTATttgtatgcacatacatatgttacaTACACATGCTATGTAGATACATACGTACCATACACTTCCGAGCACATAAATAGGACAAAAATGGTACATTGAGTACAAAAAACTAGTTTTGGTTTTtagtacaaatttattttaatatttgaatagaaattttacttaattttcatttgtcaaaataattagaTATGAGATATTAAGAATGAGATATTAAACTTACACTTATGACTAAACCTTAAATCTATTCAAGAGTAATATGCTGTGCatacttttgtatttatgaGTGAGTActcatacataaatatatatatacatacatatgcatgtacaaAGTACATTTGTATATCAGTGACACGTCCTTCAATACGGAACAGCGTGACAAATGGTGCTATAATGAGTTCTGCAAGGTGtacagaattaaaataaaatcaagaaaaagcAGTCGACTCATGGATACCCTAAGAAGGAGTCACAATTTTCCACACAAAAGGAAAAGTTAAttgtagtgatgtaaaaatacatcgaaagaTCGACGACTATATTTTTAGTCGATTTTACGTTTCGATAAAATAATCGAttcaaagtttaaatttacataactagttaacaacaaaatgcggGTATAATACGTTTTATTTCATCAGTTGGATAGGATAGTGGAGAATATGTCCAAGATATTCTTGCGAAAGATAGAAGCAGTCATACAGACTGACAGGCAGCCAAATGACAGACAGATATGATCGACTCACGGTgtacttatttatatacacatgGTATATTGATGTgtgcaaacacacatacatgcgtatatacacatataattTTGTGAGGTTAGAAATGTCACCTTCCTTGTTTTACCTTCAATTGAAAGACTTGAATATACCCTTTcctaagtatttaaattattattttttattacataaatatacatgccaataaatatatatcgatCATTTACTTTAAAACTGTCT harbors:
- the LOC117784428 gene encoding probable transaldolase, which gives rise to MEGDRVVKKQKMSALEQLKKITTIVADTGDFEAINIYKPTDATTNPSLILSASTMERYQYLVRNAVDYGKSKAGSLENQVAEAMDYLCVLFGCEILKIVPGRVSTEIDARISFDTEKSVKKALKLIELYKSFGIEKERILIKLASTWEGIKAAEILEKEHGVHCNLTLLFSFAQAVACAEAGVTLISPFVGRILDWYVANTDSKKFEPLLDPGVVSVTSIYNYYKKFDYKTLVMGASFRNIGEIKALAGCDLLTISPTLLKELENDESVVKPHLSVNNAKLQNIEKISVDESKFRWLLNEDAMATDKLSEGIRKFAVDTVKLENVIKKHFA
- the LOC117784427 gene encoding WD repeat-containing protein 47; the protein is MNTDERDTNLRESDDRSHFVAVTTISDSQAIRSVDFHPDGKLYAVGSNSKTFRICQYPQLSKLRQDQHIYPPSVLCKRTKHHRGSIYCTCWSADGEIVATGSNDKTIKYMRFNKDTNQLVGHEVELNMHDGTVRDMCFLDNSSTKSRLLVSGGAGDCKIYVTDCVTGMPFQVFSGHTGHISSLYSWNNAMFVSGSQDQTIRFWDLRVNVAVNSFDSEYKGGALQNSPVTAVCVDPTGRLLVSGHADSACVLYDIRGNRIIQRFYPHDAEIRCVRFSPSAYYMLTCSYDNTIKLTDLQGDLANDLASVVVARHKDKAITIRWHPTEFSFISTSADKTATLWALPPS